In one window of Mytilus galloprovincialis chromosome 6, xbMytGall1.hap1.1, whole genome shotgun sequence DNA:
- the LOC143080346 gene encoding uncharacterized protein LOC143080346 codes for METIKQIKEEFLVCPICIQRYSCPKLLPCLHTFCKDCLAKSLNKLLDDSQPEVVISGDENCNETSKCFSCPVCRSEIQLDIPIGNRNVQQWAEVFPDNHFIESLMEKLDMHSTEKHCESCSIEGQSRRNKAENWCQTCKIAFCQSCINAHNVIKACREHVVISLEDMRSNPMQSILSTRKDIPCSYHRDKIIEFYCVDCHAAICSSCVAVQHRRCEMVETVSDAVQKLKPETEYVYKDLLRQREILSEWANDHSKELSELADNKTHLIAELSDVRSKINELLLNLENKLIGELEEKHKSTMNEVDVRLKDVDEMKKNVENTDNLLQNLMKFGSDSEILSLFDTIKVQVDDMRSAIQKAKLNKLNTRYKFSIDPCLQRILEMKSFGRIIDVVDLNKENYLSMNGYDEDESQNRTGTIKRTGTFRVEKPSGKSSTPTNSLSSTSSESVSSQEAAPVPPRRRNTPMRGVHKDNVKPNERIVPNRAGTLPRQPRTPRYPSVSRAKSHSNADIREEKTNRDSIKSSVRNLNNENRRDSVKTSTQRNVLSPERKADSEITSQGNISRTSRTSIKPPLPPEATVTPFSPPTGRRNIEKKEQGNVVASSVTSKSQPSRYKSIEDVIDDTIPMPKTQNQEQNRDEGMSPKKTESLNSSIPSDSLNGQLQQTPINSNGNHISPSNTELQSNTPPRPPVPAKPDMQKSKSIPLLFSFNGKTDGDSKKCWPIDIAVLEDGTPIITDFHNKKIKAFDPSGCVVGEASVPSWPHGIVDISSTELVVTLPELSTLIFVILKDEVMRIRKRIRTAKQYRGVACDAFSVPGNPCIVVSCCSSGGQCVDVLTVDGAILQTYRDDYRQHGRLLFTWPYYICTNNQGEIVVSDCQSRNNLICLGRNGKARYEESMNESVIKDPRGMCTDRLGNVLIADKNGNAIHMLGIDGKYKYVVMTSNDGLVSPIAVCLSPFGHLIVTQENGDIKVFKF; via the coding sequence ATGGAAACCATAAAACAGATCAAAGAAGAATTTCTTGTGTGTCCGATCTGTATCCAACGATACAGCTGCCCTAAACTGTTACCATGTCTTCACACGTTCTGTAAAGACTGTCTGGCTAAATCTCTAAATAAACTGCTGGACGACAGTCAACCGGAAGTAGTTATTAGTGGTGATGAAAACTGTAACGAGACTAGTAAATGCTTCTCATGTCCCGTATGTCGATCAGAAATACAACTCGACATTCCCATTGGAAACAGAAATGTTCAGCAATGGGCAGAGGTTTTCCCGGATAATCATTTTATCGAAAGTTTGATGGAGAAACTTGATATGCACTCAACAGAAAAACACTGTGAATCTTGTAGTATCGAAGGACAATCACGTCGAAATAAAGCTGAAAACTGGTGCCAGACTTGTAAAATAGCTTTTTGTCAATCTTGCATCAACGCGCATAACGTCATCAAAGCATGTCGTGAGCACGTGGTGATATCTCTGGAAGACATGCGCAGTAATCCAATGCAGTCGATATTGAGCACGAGAAAGGATATACCCTGTTCTTATCATAGAGACAAGATAATTGAGTTTTACTGTGTCGATTGTCATGCTGCAATTTGTTCTTCATGTGTTGCAGTTCAACATCGACGATGTGAAATGGTTGAAACGGTTTCAGACGCTGTTCAAAAACTAAAACCAGAAACTGAATATGTGTACAAAGATTTACTGCGACAACGAGAAATTCTATCGGAGTGGGCAAACGATCATTCCAAAGAGTTGTCGGAACTTGCAGACAACAAGACACACTTGATTGCAGAACTGTCAGACGTTCGATCAAAAATAAACGAACTGTTACTTAATCTAGAAAACAAACTGATCGGCGAATTAGAAGAGAAACATAAATCCACTATGAATGAAGTCGATGTTAGGCTGAAAGATGTTGACGAAATGAAAAAGAACGTTGAAAATACAGACAACTTATTACAAAACTTGATGAAATTCGGAAGTGATTCAGAAATACTGTCGCTCTTTGACACTATCAAAGTCCAAGTTGATGACATGAGGTCTGCTATCCAAAAGGCGAAACTAAACAAACTGAATACGAGATACAAATTTTCCATAGATCCATGTTTACAGCGAATTCTCGAAATGAAATCGTTTGGTAGGATTATAGATGTTGtagatttaaacaaagaaaactaTTTGAGTATGAATGGCTACGATGAGGACGAAAGTCAAAATCGTACAGGTACCATTAAAAGAACAGGTACATTTAGAGTTGAAAAACCATCAGGCAAATCTTCAACTCCGACAAATAGTTTGTCTTCGACGTCGAGTGAATCGGTAAGTTCACAAGAAGCCGCTCCTGTTCCTCCTAGACGACGTAATACTCCTATGCGAGGTGTTCATAAGGATAATGTGAAACCGAATGAAAGGATTGTACCTAACCGTGCCGGAACATTACCGAGACAACCTAGAACACCGAGATATCCGAGTGTATCTCGAGCAAAATCGCACAGTAATGCTGATATAAGAGAGGAAAAAACAAACCGAGATAGCATTAAATCTTCTGTTCGGAATTTAAATAACGAAAATAGACGAGATTCAGTGAAAACGTCAACACAACGAAATGTTTTATCGCCCGAAAGAAAAGCTGACTCTGAGATTACTTCTCAGGGAAATATTTCCCGTACATCGAGAACTTCAATTAAACCACCATTACCACCCGAAGCTACGGTTACGCCATTTTCTCCACCTACTGGCAGACGAAATATAGAAAAGAAAGAACAAGGTAATGTTGTAGCATCATCTGTAACATCTAAATCTCAACCAAGTCGCTATAAATCTATAGAAGACGTGATAGACGACACAATCCCTATGCCTAAAACACAAAACCAAGAACAGAACAGAGACGAAGGCATGTCACCAAAAAAGACCGAAAGTTTGAACAGTAGCATACCGTCTGACAGTTTAAACGGTCAGTTACAACAGACCCCGATAAATTCAAATGGAAATCACATATCACCTAGCAATACTGAACTACAATCGAACACACCGCCACGTCCACCGGTACCTGCTAAACCTGATATGCAAAAGTCAAAGAGTATACccttgttattttcatttaacggCAAGACGGATGGAGATTCAAAGAAATGCTGGCCAATCGATATAGCAGTTCTTGAAGACGGCACGCCGATAATTACAGACtttcacaataagaaaattaaagCATTTGATCCAAGCGGATGTGTCGTGGGGGAGGCATCAGTACCAAGTTGGCCTCACGGAATAGTGGACATATCAAGTACAGAGTTAGTAGTCACACTTCCGGAACTTTCAACTCTCATATTTGTTATACTAAAAGACGAAGTTATGAGGATACGGAAGAGAATAAGAACTGCAAAACAATACCGCGGAGTTGCATGTGATGCGTTCTCCGTTCCGGGAAATCCTTGTATTGTGGTCTCATGTTGTTCCTCTGGTGGACAGTGTGTTGACGTATTGACGGTAGATGGCGCAATTTTACAAACCTACCGCGATGACTATCGTCAACATGGACGACTGTTGTTTACATGGCCATATTATATATGCACAAATAATCAAGGGGAAATAGTTGTCTCTGATTGTCAGTCAAGAAACAATTTGATATGTCTAGGTAGAAACGGTAAAGCTAGGTACGAAGAATCAATGAATGAGAGTGTAATTAAAGATCCACGAGGAATGTGCACGGACAGACTCGGAAACGTTTTAATCGCCGACAAAAATGGTAACGCTATTCATATGTTAGGGATTGAtgggaaatacaaatatgtagTGATGACATCCAATGACGGTCTGGTTAGTCCTATTGCCGTATGTCTCAGTCCATTTGGACATCTTATTGTAACACAGGAAAACGGAGACATTAAGGTATTCAAATTTTGA